In a genomic window of Piliocolobus tephrosceles isolate RC106 chromosome 1, ASM277652v3, whole genome shotgun sequence:
- the RAB29 gene encoding ras-related protein Rab-7L1 isoform X2, translated as MTRLYYRDASACVIMFDVTNATTFSNSQRWKQDLDSKLTLPNGEPVPCLLLANKCDLSPWAVSRDQIDRFSKENGFTGWTETSVKENKNINEAMRVLIEKMMRNSREDVMSLSTQGDYINLQTKSSSWSCC; from the exons ATGACACGACTGTATTATCGGGATGCCTCTGCCTGTGTTATTATGTTTGATGTCACCAATGCCACTACCTTCAGCAACAGCCAGAGGTGGAAACAGGACCTAGACAGCAAGCTCACACTACCCAATGGAGAGCCGGTACCCTGCCTGCTCTTGGCCAACAAG TGTGATCTGTCCCCTTGGGCAGTGAGCCGGGACCAGATTGACCGTTTCAGTAAAGAGAATGGTTTCACAGGTTGGACAGAAACATCAGTCAAggagaacaaaaatattaatgaggCTATGAG agtccTCATTGAAAAGATGATGAGAAATTCCAGAGAAGATGTCATGTCTTTGTCCACCCAAGGGGACTACATCAATCTACAAACCAAGTCCTCCAGCTGGTCCTGCTGCTAG
- the RAB29 gene encoding ras-related protein Rab-7L1 isoform X1 — translation MGSRDHLFKVLVVGDAAVGKTSLVQRYSQDSFSKHYKSTVGVDFALKVLQWSDSEIVRLQLWDIAGQERFTSMTRLYYRDASACVIMFDVTNATTFSNSQRWKQDLDSKLTLPNGEPVPCLLLANKCDLSPWAVSRDQIDRFSKENGFTGWTETSVKENKNINEAMRVLIEKMMRNSREDVMSLSTQGDYINLQTKSSSWSCC, via the exons ATGGGCAGCCGCGACCACCTGTTCAAAGTTCTGGTGGTGGGGGACGCCGCAGTGGGCAAGACGTCGCTGGTGCAGCGATATTCCCAGGACAGCTTCAGCAAACACTACAAGTCCACGGTGGGAG tGGATTTTGCTCTGAAGGTTCTCCAGTGGTCTGACTCCGAGATAGTGCGACTTCAGCTGTGGGATATTGCAG GGCAGGAGCGCTTCACCTCTATGACACGACTGTATTATCGGGATGCCTCTGCCTGTGTTATTATGTTTGATGTCACCAATGCCACTACCTTCAGCAACAGCCAGAGGTGGAAACAGGACCTAGACAGCAAGCTCACACTACCCAATGGAGAGCCGGTACCCTGCCTGCTCTTGGCCAACAAG TGTGATCTGTCCCCTTGGGCAGTGAGCCGGGACCAGATTGACCGTTTCAGTAAAGAGAATGGTTTCACAGGTTGGACAGAAACATCAGTCAAggagaacaaaaatattaatgaggCTATGAG agtccTCATTGAAAAGATGATGAGAAATTCCAGAGAAGATGTCATGTCTTTGTCCACCCAAGGGGACTACATCAATCTACAAACCAAGTCCTCCAGCTGGTCCTGCTGCTAG